A stretch of DNA from Nitrospirota bacterium:
GGCGCCTTCTCTCATAGCCTCAACAGCGGTCTTTACATCTGCAAAGGCAGTGATTACAATCACCCCTGTATCAGGAGAGATGTTCTTTATAGATTTTAATACCTCAATACCATTAATACCTGGTAGCCTGAGGTCTGTTATCACAACATCAAAACTTTCCTTTTCAAAGAGTCTTATACCATCAACACCATTATCTGCAGTAGCGATTTTATATCCTACACTTTCAAGGGTACAGGAAATTCCAAGTCTCACAGAAAGTTCATCTTCTATTACAAGTATCTTCATCGTTTGTAACCTGTCTTTTGAAATTTTCAGCAATTTTTGTGCCATATTATACTTTAGAGTCAAGAGTCAAGTCAAAGACTTAATAAGTCCTCTCATTTCATGACCCATGCCCCTTAACCCTATGTTATTGGTAATTTAATCCTGAATGTTGTTCCAGCGCCAACAATGCTGTCCACTTCGATTATACCACCATGTTGTTCCACTATTCCCTTACTCACAGAAAGTCCCAATCCCGTCCCCTCTCCTACACTCTTTGTTGTAAAGAAAGGATCAAAAATATAGGGCATTATGTCAGGAGGAATACCACCTCCTGTATCCTCGATAGAAACTACACAGAACCCATTTTCTCCCCTCGTCCTAATTGTCAGGCTACCGTCGCCATCCATAGACTGTAGGGCGTTTATCATAATATTCATAAAGACCTGTGCCATCTTGTTTTCATCAATCAATATTTCCGGAATATTATCTGACAGGTCATTAACAACTTTAATGTTCTTTTTTGAGGCAGGGTAATTGAGCAAAACTAACAGGCGGTTTATGAGGTTGTTCAGGTTTACAGGTATCTTTTCTGTAACAGTCATCCTCGAGAAATCGAGGAGTTGTTCGACAATGTTTTTTATCTTCTGAAGACCGTCATTGATTGCAAGAATGAGTTTTTCCTTTGTTAGGTTGTCCACATCAGCTTCCATCAGATTTTTAAAACACAGGGTTATACCGCTGAGTGGGTTGTTTATCTCATGGGCAACACCAGAGGCAAGCCGTCCAATGGAGACCATCTTTTCTGTTTGAGTGAGTACTTCTACGGTCTTTTTACGTTCTCTATCTGCATCCCTGAGCCTCTGTAGCATCCAGAGGAAGCTCCTTTGAAGCTTGCCAAGTTCATCCCGTCTATCTTTAGGCAGGGGATCACGAATTGCCCCTGCAATCTCGAGGTCTCCATGCGTTTTTATGCCGTCCATTATCCTCGAAAGTCTTATCACTGGTTTTGAAAGAACCTTTGCACCAATACTTATAATTATGAGAGAAATCATAGAAAAGAGAACAGTAATGAAAGTGATCTCTTTCTTCAAGGAATTTAAAGATTCCTGAACCTCTTTTATGGAAAGCCCAATTTGTAGAACACCCCAATGCTTGGTCTCTATATTTAGGGGTGCTGTTATTTTTAGAATCGGGTCGTCCTGAAATCCTCCATAGGCTATCTCTGTTTTAAGGTTTGTAAGAGCTCTCAGTGTTGATTCATCCACACGTACCTTGCCATACTCATAGATATCGCTATGAGCAAGAATCTCTCCCTTATTACCAAGAATCATTACATACCTTACCCTCTTATCCCGTTCCATTAAATTCATTATGAAATAGTCAAGGTAGTCAATGAGATCTTGATCATCCATCATACCGAGCTCATTATATACCATTACATTTGTCAGAGTAAGCTGGCTTATTTCGGCAAGAACTTTTCCCTGGTTCATTATATCCTGTCTGTACAAGTCCTCTTCTCTTGAGAGGATTATGACGCTTCCTATGATAGTAAAGACGAGAATACACACAGATGCGACAATGATAAACTTTCCCTGAAGGCTGAATACCCACTTCTTGAGTTTCTCAATCATGGTATTTTTACACCCTTTTTACCCAGATAGTTTATCATCGTACGTATGGAGTCATAATCAGAGTCTGTTGCCTCGGCAAATCCATATCTGAACTCTTCATCCCATTTTTCCATTATCTTACGGTGTTCAGGATTATTGTAGTCTAAGTTGAGAAGTGCTTTTTTTATGGCATTAACAATCTCCGGTGATACATCTGCCCGCACCACTATTGGGAGACCTGGTATTGGCTCAGAAACAGATATAGCCTTTAGCCCCCTGTCTTTAAATCTCCATGCGACAGAATCTATTACTGCTCCTGCATCAAAGTTCCCCCTCAAGACTTCCCTCGCAACAGAGTCGTGGTACTTAAGGTTTACATGTCGTGAAAAATCCTCAAGCCTTAAACCTCCTCTGGAATAAAGATGATAGAGGGGTGCAAGGTTACCTGATGTTGATAGTTT
This window harbors:
- a CDS encoding response regulator: MAQKLLKISKDRLQTMKILVIEDELSVRLGISCTLESVGYKIATADNGVDGIRLFEKESFDVVITDLRLPGINGIEVLKSIKNISPDTGVIVITAFADVKTAVEAMREGA
- a CDS encoding ATP-binding protein, giving the protein MIEKLKKWVFSLQGKFIIVASVCILVFTIIGSVIILSREEDLYRQDIMNQGKVLAEISQLTLTNVMVYNELGMMDDQDLIDYLDYFIMNLMERDKRVRYVMILGNKGEILAHSDIYEYGKVRVDESTLRALTNLKTEIAYGGFQDDPILKITAPLNIETKHWGVLQIGLSIKEVQESLNSLKKEITFITVLFSMISLIIISIGAKVLSKPVIRLSRIMDGIKTHGDLEIAGAIRDPLPKDRRDELGKLQRSFLWMLQRLRDADRERKKTVEVLTQTEKMVSIGRLASGVAHEINNPLSGITLCFKNLMEADVDNLTKEKLILAINDGLQKIKNIVEQLLDFSRMTVTEKIPVNLNNLINRLLVLLNYPASKKNIKVVNDLSDNIPEILIDENKMAQVFMNIMINALQSMDGDGSLTIRTRGENGFCVVSIEDTGGGIPPDIMPYIFDPFFTTKSVGEGTGLGLSVSKGIVEQHGGIIEVDSIVGAGTTFRIKLPIT